From a region of the Xanthomonas rydalmerensis genome:
- a CDS encoding OsmC family protein, whose translation MPIGDPIRVTLEQDTDFAFRIRFDETALEPWLSDEAAPLGQERGPNPTRILLAGIANCLAASLLFAMRKYKNDPAGVVAHITATPMRNPEGFWRIPQASVELQLPGANQDYAQLERILAQFEQFCVVTQSVRQGIDVQVTVKDAQGTVLLGDKSIEAGA comes from the coding sequence ATGCCCATCGGCGATCCGATCCGCGTCACCCTGGAGCAGGACACGGACTTCGCGTTCCGTATCCGCTTCGACGAAACCGCGCTGGAGCCCTGGCTGAGCGACGAAGCCGCGCCGCTGGGCCAGGAGCGCGGCCCCAATCCCACGCGCATCCTGCTGGCCGGCATCGCCAATTGCCTGGCGGCGAGCCTGTTGTTCGCGATGCGCAAGTACAAGAACGATCCGGCCGGTGTGGTCGCGCACATCACCGCCACGCCGATGCGCAATCCGGAGGGGTTCTGGCGCATTCCGCAGGCATCGGTGGAACTGCAGTTGCCCGGCGCCAACCAGGACTACGCGCAACTGGAGCGGATCCTCGCCCAGTTCGAGCAGTTCTGCGTGGTCACCCAGAGCGTGCGCCAGGGCATCGACGTGCAGGTCACCGTCAAGGATGCGCAGGGCACCGTGCTGCTCGGTGACAAGAGCATCGAGGCCGGGGCATGA
- the trxC gene encoding thioredoxin TrxC: MSEPLHVACPHCAALNRVPGEKLSASPQCGRCHRGLFDATPVTLTADNLAAHAERSDLPLLVDVWAPWCGPCRTMAPHFAAAAAQLEPQLRLGKLDSDAQPALAGRFGIRSIPTLILLRQGRELGRHSGAIGTAEIVRWVRAQLGVA; this comes from the coding sequence ATGAGCGAGCCGCTGCATGTCGCCTGCCCGCACTGCGCCGCGCTCAATCGCGTGCCGGGCGAGAAGCTGTCGGCGTCGCCGCAGTGCGGGCGCTGCCATCGCGGTTTGTTCGACGCCACGCCGGTGACGCTGACTGCGGACAACTTGGCCGCGCATGCCGAACGCAGCGATCTTCCCCTGCTGGTGGACGTCTGGGCGCCGTGGTGCGGCCCGTGCCGGACCATGGCCCCGCATTTCGCCGCTGCTGCGGCGCAACTGGAGCCGCAATTGCGCCTGGGCAAGCTCGACAGCGACGCGCAGCCGGCGCTGGCCGGGCGCTTCGGGATTCGCAGCATTCCGACGCTGATTCTCCTGCGGCAGGGACGCGAACTCGGCCGGCACAGCGGCGCCATCGGCACCGCCGAGATCGTGCGCTGGGTGCGGGCGCAGCTGGGCGTGGCGTAA
- a CDS encoding S1/P1 nuclease — protein MKTSSLVCTALAAALAAAPSAAFAWGPLGHRLVADLADTQLTPEARAQVQALLQGEPEPTLAGVANWADQLREHDPDLGKRSARWHYVNLAENDCHYEQTRDCPDGNCAVEALRRQAAILADRSQPQAARVQALKFVVHFAGDVQQPLHAGYARDKGANTVQIQFDGKGTNLHALWDSGLLRSRGLDEQAYLAELEKQPLPAPSPAGSALPPPAAAWAEASCKIMMRPGFYPPGAKLPADYVTTWRPVAEAQLRQAGADLAATLNAALGK, from the coding sequence ATGAAAACCTCTTCCCTCGTTTGCACCGCGCTTGCCGCGGCCCTCGCCGCCGCGCCGTCCGCCGCTTTCGCCTGGGGCCCGCTGGGCCACCGCCTAGTCGCCGATCTCGCCGACACCCAACTCACCCCGGAAGCCCGCGCCCAGGTCCAGGCCCTGCTGCAGGGCGAACCCGAACCGACCCTGGCCGGCGTGGCCAACTGGGCCGACCAGCTCCGCGAACACGATCCCGACCTGGGCAAGCGCAGCGCGCGCTGGCACTACGTCAACCTGGCCGAGAACGACTGCCACTACGAACAGACCCGCGACTGCCCGGACGGCAACTGCGCGGTCGAAGCGCTGCGCCGCCAGGCCGCGATCCTCGCCGATCGCAGCCAGCCGCAGGCCGCGCGCGTGCAGGCACTGAAGTTCGTCGTGCATTTCGCCGGCGACGTGCAGCAGCCGCTGCATGCCGGCTACGCCCGCGACAAGGGCGCCAACACCGTGCAGATCCAGTTCGATGGCAAGGGCACCAATCTGCACGCGCTGTGGGACAGCGGCCTGCTGCGCAGCCGTGGACTCGACGAACAGGCCTACCTGGCCGAGCTGGAAAAGCAGCCGTTACCGGCGCCGTCCCCGGCCGGCAGCGCACTGCCGCCGCCAGCGGCCGCCTGGGCCGAGGCCTCCTGCAAGATCATGATGCGCCCGGGCTTCTATCCGCCTGGCGCCAAGCTGCCGGCCGATTACGTGACGACCTGGCGCCCGGTCGCCGAGGCGCAATTGCGCCAGGCCGGCGCCGACCTGGCGGCAACATTGAACGCAGCGCTGGGCAAGTAA
- a CDS encoding OmpW/AlkL family protein, with the protein MPPRLFRRLAVAAIASIALPAAAQSAGHFTTSYGLHGMVPGGSNGTLRGSDQRFDADTAPAVSFSYEYFFRGNLGLEIQGLVGQQKIGVDRGGDIGSAWMLSPTISLQYHFNGNGDISPFVGAGLNYTAFLGSDGKGAFSSNDVKFKDSVGPALHTGVDFAVGERSAIRVDARWTGMRSDVEVDGSKLGKAKLDPVTYGVAYLMYF; encoded by the coding sequence ATGCCGCCACGCCTGTTCCGTCGCCTTGCCGTCGCCGCCATCGCCAGCATCGCCCTGCCCGCTGCGGCGCAATCGGCCGGCCATTTCACCACCAGCTACGGCCTGCACGGCATGGTGCCGGGCGGCTCCAACGGCACGCTGCGCGGCAGCGACCAGCGCTTCGACGCCGACACCGCGCCGGCCGTGTCGTTCAGTTACGAGTACTTCTTCCGCGGCAACCTCGGCCTGGAGATCCAGGGCCTGGTCGGCCAGCAGAAGATCGGCGTGGACCGCGGCGGCGATATCGGCAGCGCCTGGATGCTGTCGCCCACCATCTCGCTGCAATACCACTTCAACGGCAACGGCGACATCTCCCCGTTCGTCGGCGCCGGCCTCAACTACACCGCCTTCCTCGGCAGCGACGGCAAGGGCGCATTTTCGTCCAATGACGTGAAGTTCAAGGACAGCGTCGGCCCGGCGCTGCATACGGGCGTGGACTTCGCCGTGGGCGAGCGCAGCGCGATCCGCGTGGACGCGCGCTGGACCGGCATGCGCAGCGACGTGGAGGTCGATGGCAGCAAGCTCGGCAAGGCCAAGCTCGATCCGGTCACCTACGGCGTCGCCTACCTGATGTATTTCTGA
- a CDS encoding OmpW/AlkL family protein, which yields MRTPSPFLLTGLAAALTLCALPALAQSQGDWTIGIGAHQVNPKSDNGALAGGTLPLRIDSNIRPTVTFEYFVQQNLGVEVLAALPFEHDISVKGVGKVGSTKHLPPVVSLQYHFNSAGKVSPFVGAGLNYTTFFSEKTTGALAGSKLKLDDSWGLAAHAGVDIALTEKSALRVDMRWIDIDSKVKVNGSDLGTAHIDPLVYGLAYVMKF from the coding sequence ATGCGTACCCCCTCCCCCTTCCTGCTCACCGGCCTGGCCGCCGCCCTGACCCTGTGCGCCCTGCCGGCGCTGGCGCAGTCGCAAGGCGACTGGACCATCGGCATCGGCGCCCACCAGGTCAATCCGAAGTCCGACAACGGCGCGTTGGCCGGCGGCACCCTGCCGCTGCGCATCGACAGCAACATCCGCCCGACGGTGACCTTCGAGTATTTCGTGCAGCAGAACCTGGGCGTGGAAGTACTGGCCGCGCTGCCGTTCGAGCACGACATCAGCGTCAAGGGCGTGGGCAAGGTCGGCAGCACCAAGCATCTGCCGCCGGTGGTGTCGCTGCAGTACCACTTCAACAGTGCCGGCAAGGTCTCGCCGTTCGTCGGCGCCGGCCTCAACTACACCACCTTCTTCAGCGAGAAGACCACCGGCGCGCTGGCCGGCAGCAAGCTCAAGCTGGACGACTCCTGGGGCCTGGCCGCGCACGCGGGCGTGGACATCGCGCTCACCGAAAAATCGGCGCTGCGCGTGGACATGCGCTGGATCGACATCGACAGCAAGGTGAAGGTCAACGGCAGCGACCTGGGCACCGCGCACATCGATCCGCTGGTGTACGGCCTGGCCTACGTGATGAAGTTCTGA
- the gap gene encoding type I glyceraldehyde-3-phosphate dehydrogenase, translated as MAIKVGINGFGRIGRNVLRSAVQNFGSDIEIVAINDLLEPDYLAYMLQYDSVHGRFEGEVSVDGGHLLVNGKKIRLTQERDPAALKWGEVGVDVVIESTGLFLTKETAQKHLDAGAKKVILSAPSKDDTPMFVYGVNDSTYAGQAIVSNASCTTNCLAPLAKVINDKWGIKRGLMTTVHAATATQKTVDGPSNKDWRGGRGILENIIPSSTGAAKAVGVVIPELNKKLTGMSFRVPTSDVSVVDLTVELEKPATYAEICAEVKAQSEGALKGILGYTEDKVVATDFRGDARTSIFDADAGIALDSTFVKLVSWYDNEWGYSNKCLEMVKVVAK; from the coding sequence ATGGCAATCAAGGTCGGCATCAACGGTTTCGGTCGCATCGGGCGCAACGTGCTGCGCTCGGCGGTGCAGAATTTCGGCAGCGACATCGAGATCGTCGCCATCAACGACCTGCTGGAGCCGGATTATCTGGCCTACATGCTGCAGTACGACTCCGTGCACGGCCGCTTCGAGGGCGAGGTGTCGGTCGACGGCGGCCACCTGCTGGTCAACGGCAAGAAGATCCGCCTGACCCAGGAACGCGATCCGGCGGCGCTGAAGTGGGGCGAGGTCGGCGTGGACGTGGTGATCGAATCCACCGGCCTGTTCCTGACCAAGGAAACCGCGCAGAAGCATCTGGACGCCGGCGCCAAGAAGGTGATCCTGTCGGCGCCTTCGAAGGACGACACGCCGATGTTCGTCTACGGCGTCAACGACAGCACCTATGCCGGCCAGGCCATCGTCTCCAACGCCAGCTGCACCACCAACTGCCTGGCGCCGCTGGCCAAGGTGATCAACGACAAGTGGGGCATCAAGCGTGGCCTGATGACCACCGTGCACGCCGCCACCGCCACCCAGAAGACCGTGGACGGCCCGAGCAACAAGGATTGGCGCGGCGGCCGCGGCATCCTGGAGAACATCATTCCGTCCAGCACCGGCGCGGCCAAGGCGGTCGGCGTGGTGATCCCGGAGTTGAACAAGAAGCTCACCGGCATGAGCTTCCGCGTGCCGACCTCGGACGTGTCGGTGGTCGACCTGACCGTGGAACTGGAGAAGCCGGCCACCTACGCCGAGATCTGCGCCGAAGTGAAGGCGCAGAGCGAAGGCGCGCTGAAGGGCATTCTCGGCTACACCGAGGACAAGGTGGTGGCCACCGATTTCCGCGGCGACGCACGCACCTCGATCTTCGATGCCGATGCCGGCATCGCCCTGGATAGCACCTTTGTCAAGCTGGTGTCCTGGTACGACAACGAGTGGGGCTACTCCAACAAGTGCCTGGAAATGGTCAAGGTGGTGGCGAAGTAA
- a CDS encoding methyl-accepting chemotaxis protein → MNLPAHPADAGIDDHIRAVVGLSDQLLGQLRRSLQGIDAINRTTHMISMNARIESARIGAAGRGFSVIAQEMDGLSRRVAEATQDLDKVAARTSAEMRQTLGRLQDDVRRTRLSELALSNIDLIDRNLYERSCDVRWWATDAAVVAAARADSDADALAYASRRMGQILDSYTVYFDLILAGSDGRIRANGRPRQFASVGSDVSAQPWFEHAMRTRSGEDFSFQGVHPSALADGERVLVYACTVREGGRIDGRVLGVLGIVFRWDALAQTIVQRTPLSESEWGRSRVCIVDAQGQVLADSAGRMLQERLDFDGREALFKQPRGALLIDLDGRPHCIAHAASPGYETYRTGWHSLILQAL, encoded by the coding sequence ATGAACCTACCCGCCCACCCCGCCGACGCGGGGATCGATGACCATATCCGCGCGGTCGTCGGCCTGTCCGACCAATTGCTCGGCCAGCTGCGCCGCTCGTTGCAGGGCATCGACGCGATCAACCGCACTACCCACATGATCTCGATGAACGCGCGCATCGAATCGGCGCGGATCGGCGCCGCCGGACGTGGCTTCAGCGTCATCGCGCAGGAAATGGACGGGCTGTCGCGACGCGTGGCCGAAGCCACGCAGGACCTGGACAAGGTCGCCGCGCGCACCAGTGCGGAGATGCGGCAGACGCTGGGCCGGCTGCAAGACGACGTGCGCCGCACCCGGCTCAGCGAACTGGCGCTGAGCAACATCGACCTGATCGATCGCAACCTCTACGAGCGCAGTTGCGACGTGCGCTGGTGGGCCACCGACGCCGCGGTCGTGGCGGCGGCACGCGCCGACAGCGACGCCGATGCACTGGCCTACGCATCGCGGCGCATGGGCCAGATCCTGGATTCGTACACGGTTTACTTCGACCTGATCCTGGCCGGCAGCGATGGCCGCATCCGCGCCAACGGCCGGCCGCGGCAGTTTGCCTCGGTCGGCAGCGACGTCTCCGCACAACCGTGGTTCGAACACGCCATGCGCACCCGCAGCGGCGAGGACTTCAGCTTTCAGGGCGTGCACCCCAGTGCGCTGGCCGATGGCGAGCGGGTGCTGGTGTACGCGTGCACGGTCCGCGAGGGGGGCCGCATCGATGGCCGCGTGCTCGGCGTGCTGGGCATCGTGTTCCGCTGGGACGCACTGGCGCAGACGATCGTGCAGCGCACGCCGCTGTCCGAATCCGAATGGGGCCGCAGCCGCGTCTGCATCGTCGACGCGCAGGGCCAGGTGCTGGCCGACTCGGCCGGACGCATGCTGCAGGAGCGGCTCGACTTCGACGGCCGCGAGGCCTTGTTCAAGCAACCGCGCGGCGCGTTGCTGATCGACCTCGATGGCCGGCCGCACTGCATTGCGCATGCCGCCTCGCCCGGCTACGAAACCTACCGCACCGGCTGGCACTCGCTGATCCTGCAGGCGCTGTAG
- a CDS encoding DUF2339 domain-containing protein, with amino-acid sequence MEMLIVLVVLAVLAVPVLLIVTLVGQSRLRQRLAALEAQVARMAAAPVPPATAWAGPVAAAAAGKPDAAAEPEVEAEGLPIAASLDLARPHQVAEDAGVPPPLPPPLPVPPQADDFATLAAAVEQAEREQAQARAAASAAIAALHRPDPIERLLGGIKRWFTEGNVPVKIGMLVLLAGVAALLKYAGDQGWLRMPIELRYAGIAAASLAGLAFGWRQRTRKRSFALALQGGAIGVLLLTVFAAFKLSGLIPAGAALALSVALVAGMCVLAVAQESRTLAVLGTLAGFLAPLWLSTGSGNHVALFSYYALLNAAVFAIAWYRPWRVLNLLGFGFTFGIGTLWGVLQYRPDKFASTEPFLLLFFAFYLLIPILYARRQEATRSTLIDGSLLFGTPLIAFSLQAGLLRGERLPLAFCALGLAAIYALLAAALIRRARFALLGQAYAVLAVGFATLAVPLALSARATASVFALEGAALVWLGLRQRRWLPQLSGAGLQLAAAFGFTVGLDAVAQDTQAIVNATFMSALLLALAGFVSAWCYRRERAALPALGYYLWGLAWWCGIGVAEILRFVDTDARADVLLAWVAVSGWLAAEAQRRWPAPALAATTLGSLALAVPLAAWQADAHGQPFAGHGAWAWALYAVLGVRSLLCLRDSGGGVARAAQYVWWLVWPIVATLLCGWLALHSGLAAGWRWMLLVAPWLLVAALSLWRWTWLAAPLGAAFAPWRTALQSTYFGLLAVAWLYSLGRPGSSAPLPWVPVLNPLELTQLALLVLGVRWTRSPELPALLRPWRTHLLAGAGFLWITSVTLHAVHYWAAVPWPGVLGNGVAQTSLTVVWSVLGVLGWVLGSRRGQRGLWLAGAVLMAVVLGKLLLVDRGNLGNVAGIASFIAYGLLCTVVGYLAPAPPRAAEPAEEAIP; translated from the coding sequence ATGGAGATGTTGATCGTGCTGGTGGTGTTGGCGGTGCTGGCGGTGCCGGTGCTGTTGATCGTGACGCTGGTGGGGCAATCGCGTCTGCGCCAGCGGCTCGCCGCGTTGGAGGCGCAGGTCGCACGGATGGCCGCCGCCCCGGTGCCGCCTGCGACGGCCTGGGCCGGCCCCGTGGCCGCGGCCGCGGCCGGGAAGCCCGATGCTGCCGCCGAACCCGAGGTGGAGGCCGAGGGCCTGCCGATCGCGGCGTCCCTCGACCTCGCGCGTCCGCACCAGGTCGCGGAGGATGCCGGCGTGCCGCCGCCGCTGCCGCCGCCCTTGCCGGTGCCGCCGCAGGCCGACGATTTCGCGACGCTGGCCGCCGCCGTCGAACAGGCCGAGCGGGAGCAGGCGCAGGCGCGCGCCGCCGCCAGCGCCGCGATCGCTGCGCTGCATCGGCCGGATCCGATCGAGCGGCTGCTGGGCGGGATCAAACGCTGGTTCACCGAGGGCAACGTCCCGGTCAAGATCGGCATGCTGGTGCTGCTGGCCGGCGTCGCCGCGCTGCTGAAGTACGCCGGCGACCAGGGCTGGCTGCGCATGCCGATCGAGTTGCGTTATGCCGGCATCGCCGCCGCGTCGCTGGCCGGCCTGGCCTTCGGCTGGCGCCAGCGCACGCGCAAGCGCAGCTTTGCGCTGGCCCTGCAGGGCGGGGCGATCGGCGTGCTGCTGCTGACCGTGTTTGCCGCGTTCAAGCTGTCCGGGCTGATCCCCGCCGGCGCGGCGCTGGCGCTGAGCGTCGCGCTGGTCGCGGGCATGTGCGTGCTGGCGGTGGCGCAGGAGTCGCGCACGCTGGCGGTGCTGGGCACGCTGGCCGGCTTCCTCGCGCCGCTGTGGCTGTCCACCGGCAGCGGCAACCACGTCGCGCTGTTCTCCTACTACGCGCTGCTCAACGCGGCGGTGTTCGCGATCGCCTGGTACCGGCCGTGGCGGGTGCTGAACCTGCTCGGGTTCGGCTTCACCTTCGGCATCGGCACGCTGTGGGGCGTGCTGCAGTACCGGCCGGACAAGTTCGCCAGCACCGAGCCGTTCCTGCTGCTGTTCTTCGCCTTCTACCTGCTGATCCCGATCCTGTACGCGCGGCGCCAGGAGGCCACGCGCAGCACGCTGATCGACGGCAGCCTGCTGTTCGGCACGCCGCTGATCGCGTTCTCGCTGCAGGCCGGTCTGCTGCGCGGCGAGCGCCTGCCGCTGGCCTTCTGCGCGCTGGGCCTGGCGGCGATCTATGCGCTGCTGGCGGCGGCGCTGATCCGGCGCGCGCGCTTCGCGCTGCTGGGGCAGGCGTATGCGGTGCTGGCGGTGGGCTTCGCCACGCTGGCGGTGCCGTTGGCGCTGTCCGCGCGGGCCACCGCCAGCGTGTTCGCGCTGGAGGGCGCGGCGCTGGTGTGGCTGGGCCTGCGTCAGCGGCGCTGGCTGCCGCAGCTCAGCGGCGCCGGCCTGCAACTGGCGGCCGCGTTCGGCTTCACCGTGGGCCTGGACGCGGTGGCGCAGGACACCCAGGCGATCGTCAATGCCACCTTCATGAGCGCGCTGCTGCTGGCTCTGGCCGGCTTCGTCAGCGCCTGGTGCTACCGCCGCGAGCGTGCCGCGCTGCCGGCGCTGGGCTACTACCTGTGGGGGCTGGCCTGGTGGTGCGGCATCGGCGTTGCCGAGATCCTGCGGTTCGTCGACACCGATGCGCGTGCCGATGTGTTGCTGGCCTGGGTCGCGGTCAGCGGCTGGCTCGCCGCCGAAGCGCAGCGGCGCTGGCCGGCACCGGCATTGGCCGCGACCACGCTGGGCAGCCTGGCGCTGGCGGTGCCGCTGGCGGCCTGGCAGGCCGATGCGCACGGGCAACCGTTTGCCGGGCATGGCGCCTGGGCCTGGGCGCTGTACGCCGTGCTCGGCGTGCGCAGCCTGCTGTGCCTGCGCGACAGTGGCGGCGGCGTGGCGCGCGCGGCGCAGTACGTGTGGTGGCTGGTGTGGCCGATCGTGGCCACCTTGCTGTGCGGCTGGCTGGCGCTGCACAGCGGTCTCGCCGCCGGCTGGCGCTGGATGCTGCTGGTGGCGCCCTGGCTGCTGGTCGCGGCGCTGTCGCTGTGGCGCTGGACCTGGTTGGCGGCGCCGCTGGGCGCGGCGTTCGCGCCGTGGCGCACGGCCTTGCAGAGCACCTACTTCGGCCTGCTCGCGGTGGCCTGGCTGTACAGCCTGGGCCGGCCTGGCAGCAGCGCGCCGCTGCCGTGGGTGCCGGTGCTCAACCCGCTGGAACTGACCCAACTGGCGCTGCTGGTGCTCGGCGTGCGCTGGACCCGCAGCCCCGAACTGCCGGCGCTGCTGCGTCCCTGGCGCACGCACCTGCTGGCCGGCGCCGGGTTCCTGTGGATCACCAGCGTCACCCTGCATGCGGTGCACTATTGGGCGGCGGTGCCGTGGCCCGGCGTGTTGGGCAATGGGGTGGCGCAGACCAGCCTGACCGTGGTCTGGAGCGTGCTGGGCGTGCTCGGCTGGGTGCTGGGCTCGCGGCGCGGCCAGCGCGGGCTGTGGCTGGCCGGTGCGGTGCTGATGGCGGTCGTGCTGGGCAAGCTGTTGCTGGTGGACCGCGGCAACCTCGGCAACGTCGCCGGCATCGCGTCGTTCATCGCTTACGGGCTGTTGTGTACCGTGGTCGGCTATCTGGCGCCGGCACCGCCGCGCGCCGCCGAACCGGCCGAGGAGGCCATCCCATGA
- a CDS encoding DUF3999 domain-containing protein — MIRRALCPLLLAWLPLCAFAASQRDDYAQQWPLTLQDADAGAYRVQLDDAVYRSAQRASLGDVEVFNAAGDPLPAALFAAEQAETTPRRQPLPWFPLPASRDGRTPDLELIAERDRDGSVRRIQTRVASGEADAGAGWLVDASALHAPLRAVSLQWAAAAQPQQARYRVEGSDDLRDWEVLVADATLVDLSNQGHRLQQLRIPIGRQLRYLRLLPLAGASAPPLTGVEAELAPAPVAADWHWQQLDAVSTDPAQHSYAFVSPGRYPVTRVDVALPGNNAIEWRVQSRDSAEAPWQDRAGPWLAYQVGGGSRSPPQALTAPVRDRYWRLFAAQDPGRQRPALRLGYQPETLVFLAQGAPPYALAAGSARTQRAQAPLAAALQALHVQRGPQWAPATASLGAAQPLAGAAALQAPPPPRDWKTWLLWALLVGGALLVVGFALSLLRKPGAADGTG, encoded by the coding sequence ATGATCCGACGTGCGCTGTGTCCGTTGCTGCTGGCCTGGCTGCCGCTGTGCGCCTTCGCCGCCAGCCAGCGCGACGATTACGCCCAGCAGTGGCCGCTGACCCTGCAGGACGCCGATGCCGGGGCCTATCGCGTGCAGCTCGACGATGCGGTCTACCGCAGCGCGCAGCGCGCCTCGTTGGGCGACGTGGAGGTGTTCAACGCGGCGGGCGATCCGTTGCCGGCCGCCTTGTTCGCCGCCGAGCAGGCCGAGACCACGCCGCGCCGGCAGCCGTTGCCGTGGTTTCCGCTGCCGGCCTCGCGCGATGGGCGCACACCGGACCTGGAGCTGATCGCCGAACGCGACCGTGACGGCAGCGTGCGCCGCATCCAGACCCGCGTGGCCAGTGGTGAAGCCGACGCCGGCGCAGGCTGGCTGGTCGACGCCAGCGCGCTGCACGCACCGTTGCGCGCGGTGTCGCTGCAATGGGCCGCCGCCGCGCAGCCGCAGCAGGCGCGCTACCGGGTCGAGGGCAGCGACGACCTGCGCGACTGGGAGGTGCTGGTGGCGGATGCGACCCTGGTCGACCTCAGCAACCAGGGACACCGGCTGCAGCAACTGCGCATCCCCATCGGCCGGCAGCTGCGCTACCTGCGCCTGCTGCCGCTGGCCGGCGCCAGCGCGCCGCCGCTGACCGGGGTGGAGGCCGAGCTGGCGCCCGCGCCGGTGGCCGCCGACTGGCATTGGCAGCAACTGGACGCAGTCAGCACCGACCCCGCGCAGCACAGCTACGCCTTCGTGTCGCCGGGCCGCTACCCGGTGACGCGCGTGGACGTCGCCTTGCCCGGCAACAACGCGATCGAATGGCGCGTGCAGAGCCGCGACAGCGCCGAGGCGCCCTGGCAGGATCGCGCCGGTCCGTGGCTGGCCTACCAGGTCGGTGGCGGCAGCCGCTCGCCGCCGCAGGCGCTGACCGCGCCGGTACGCGACCGCTACTGGCGGCTGTTCGCGGCGCAGGACCCGGGCCGGCAGCGGCCGGCGCTGCGCCTGGGCTATCAGCCGGAGACGCTGGTGTTCCTGGCGCAGGGCGCGCCGCCGTATGCCTTGGCTGCCGGCAGTGCGCGTACCCAGCGTGCGCAGGCGCCGTTGGCCGCCGCGTTGCAGGCCTTGCATGTTCAGCGCGGGCCGCAATGGGCGCCGGCCACCGCCAGCCTCGGCGCCGCACAGCCGCTGGCCGGCGCTGCGGCGTTGCAGGCGCCGCCGCCGCCGCGCGACTGGAAGACCTGGCTGCTGTGGGCGCTGCTGGTCGGCGGTGCGCTGCTGGTGGTCGGCTTCGCACTGAGCCTGCTGCGCAAACCCGGCGCCGCCGACGGCACGGGCTGA
- a CDS encoding phosphoglycerate kinase translates to MSILRMTDLDLSGKRVLIRQDLNVPIDNGLITSEQRILASVPTLKHALEQGAAVMVTSHLGRPKEGVWTQEDSLEPVAIRLAALLDVDVPLIRDWVDGVDVQPGQIVLLENCRMNVGEGKDDEALAKKYAALCDVFVMDAFGTAHRAQASTHGVIKFAPVAAGGPLLMAELDALAKALEQPAKPLLAIVAGSKVSTKLELLSNLVDKVDQLIVGGGIANTFIAAAGHAVGKSLCEPDLLETARKIVADANARGAAIPLPSDVVVAKQFMPDAEATVKAVTDVADDDLILDIGPQTAAHYADLIAKAGTVVWNGPVGVFEFDAFGKGTETLARAIAASPAFSIAGGGDTLAAVDKYGIAEQVSYISTGGGAFLEFLEGKTLPAVAALQARGA, encoded by the coding sequence ATGTCCATCCTGCGAATGACCGATCTCGACCTGTCCGGCAAGCGCGTGCTGATCCGGCAAGACCTGAATGTGCCGATCGACAATGGCCTGATCACCTCCGAGCAGCGCATCCTGGCCTCGGTGCCGACGCTCAAGCACGCACTGGAGCAGGGCGCGGCGGTGATGGTGACCTCTCACCTCGGCCGGCCCAAGGAAGGCGTGTGGACCCAGGAGGATTCGCTGGAGCCGGTGGCGATCCGACTGGCCGCGCTGCTCGACGTCGACGTGCCGCTGATCCGCGACTGGGTCGATGGCGTGGACGTGCAGCCGGGGCAGATCGTGCTGCTGGAGAACTGCCGCATGAACGTCGGCGAGGGCAAGGACGACGAGGCCCTGGCGAAGAAGTACGCGGCGTTGTGCGACGTGTTCGTGATGGACGCGTTCGGCACTGCGCACCGCGCGCAGGCGTCCACCCATGGCGTGATCAAGTTCGCGCCAGTGGCTGCGGGCGGCCCGCTGCTGATGGCCGAGCTGGATGCGCTGGCCAAGGCGCTGGAACAGCCGGCCAAGCCGCTGCTGGCGATCGTCGCCGGCAGCAAGGTCTCGACCAAGCTGGAGCTGCTGTCCAATCTGGTGGACAAGGTCGACCAGCTGATCGTCGGTGGCGGCATCGCCAACACCTTCATCGCCGCGGCCGGGCATGCGGTGGGCAAGTCGCTGTGCGAGCCGGACCTGCTCGAGACCGCGCGCAAGATCGTGGCCGACGCCAACGCGCGCGGCGCGGCGATCCCGCTGCCGAGCGACGTGGTGGTGGCCAAACAGTTCATGCCTGATGCCGAGGCCACGGTGAAGGCCGTCACCGACGTCGCCGACGACGACCTGATCCTGGACATCGGCCCGCAGACCGCTGCGCACTACGCCGACCTGATCGCCAAGGCCGGTACCGTGGTCTGGAACGGCCCGGTCGGCGTGTTCGAATTCGACGCTTTCGGCAAGGGCACCGAGACCCTGGCGCGGGCGATTGCCGCGTCGCCGGCGTTCTCCATCGCCGGCGGCGGCGACACCCTGGCCGCGGTCGACAAGTACGGCATCGCCGAGCAGGTCAGCTACATCTCCACCGGCGGCGGCGCGTTCCTGGAGTTCCTGGAAGGCAAGACCCTGCCGGCGGTGGCCGCACTGCAGGCGCGCGGCGCGTGA